A region of Marasmius oreades isolate 03SP1 chromosome 9, whole genome shotgun sequence DNA encodes the following proteins:
- a CDS encoding uncharacterized protein (CAZy:AA1) yields the protein MLKHLLPLSFTVLQAYASIGPITDLSIVNAQISPDGFSRVGVLPEGIFPGPVIVGYKGDEFNVTVIDRLEDPSMLRSTSIHWHGLNQHGTTWADGAASVSQCPITPGSSFEYRFRAADQAGTFWYHSHLSTQYCDGLRGPLIVYDPEDPHQMLYDVDDESTIITLADWYHKPSPQYVGLAKPDSTLINGLGRYSGGPPSPLAVVQVEFRKRYRFRLISLSCDPNYVFSIDEHEMMVIEADGHNTEPVTVNSIQIFAGQRYSFILEANRIKQGSSWIRALPNIGANPSDPFANGTNLAILRYTGAPKVDPTTESHEVVIPLEETDLHPLANENPSAPGAPSVDGADVDMNLALGYDQNQRKFTVNGAVYVPPTVPVLLQILNGTKRPEELLPSASIILIPANKTIQVSLPVGNAPGAPHPMHLHGHPFSVVRSAGSEMYNFVNPVRRDVVNTGDDGKDNVTIRFFSGTSTGPQSDGAASSAGVWFLHCHIDRHMENGMAIVFAEDVPNVAAVNSPIPQSWDDLCPAYEAEFGEGGEVVERPGAPSAGASPANGSGAEQHRRSSRSTSRRRGHWY from the exons ATGCTCAAACATCTCCTCCCACTCTCTTTTACAGTCCTTCAAGCTTATGCATCCATAGGTCCCATAACCGATCTTTCTATCGTCAATGCCCAAATTTCCCCAGACGGCTTTTCTCGCGTTGGTGTACTCCCCGAGGGGATCTTTCCTGGGCCTGTTATTGTCGGGTATAAG GGCGACGAATTCAATGTCACCGTCATTGATAGATTAGAAGATCCATCCATGTTACGGAGCACTTCCATT CACTGGCATGGTCTAAATCAACACGGAACAACTTGGGCTGATGG TGCCGCATCCGTATCCCAATGCCCTATTACCCCCGGCAGTTCTTTCGAATACCGTTTTCGCGCCGCAGATCAGGCCGGAACGTTCTGGTATCATTCGCATCTAT CAACACAATACTGTGATGGACTGAGGGGTCCTTTGATAGTCTACGATCCGGAGGATCCTCATCAGATGCTTTatgatgttgatgatg AGAGCACGATTATCACATTAGCGGATTG GTATC ACAAACCCTCACCACAATACGTTGGTCTAGC CAAGCCAGATTCTACCCTTATAAACGGGTTAG GAAGATACTCTGGCGGTCCACCTTCGCCGCTTGCAGTTGTCCAGGTTGAGTTTAGGAAGCG TTACCGATTCCGCTTGATATCCTTATCCTGCGACCCCAACTATGTCTTTTCAATTGACGAACACGAGATGATG GTGATCGAAGCAGACGGCCACAACACTGAACCCGTGACTGTCAACTCAATCCAGATATTTGCTGGTCAGCGGTATTCGTTTATC CTGGAGGCGAACCGGATAAAGCAAGGCAGCTCTT GGATCCGCGCTCTCCCCAACATTGGCGCAAACCCCTCCGACCCCTTTGCAAACGGTACCAACCTCGCGATTCTTCGGTACACGGGAGCGCCCAAGGTCGATCCTACGACGGAAAGTCACGAGGTCGTTATCCCCCTCGAAGAGACAGATCTCCATCCGTTGGCTAACGAGAACCCTAGTGCG CCAGGAGCACCGAGTGTTGACGGAGCGGATGTGGATATGAATCTTGCTCTTGGATAT GATCAGAATCAGAGAAAGTTCACGGTCAACGGTGCTGTATACGTTCCCCCCACAGTTCCGGTCCTTTTACAAATTTTGAATGGGACGAAGAGGCCTG AGGAGCTCCTCCCATCAGCTTCTATTATCCTCATCCCAGCCAACAAAACCATTCAAGTCTCTTTACCTGTTGGAAATGCCCCCGGGGCACCT CACCCAATGCACCTGCACGGCCACCCCTTCTCCGTCGTCCGAAGCGCAGGCAGCGAAATGTACAATTTCGTTAACCCTGTGAGAAGGGATGTCGTGAATAcgggagatgatggaaaggacAACGTTACCATTCGGTTTTTCAGTGGCACTTCGACAGGACCTCAAAGCGACGGGGCAGCGAGTAGTGCAGGTGTTTGGTTTTTACATTG CCATATCGACAGACACATGGAAAACGGTATGGCGATCGTGTTTGCTGAAGACGTACCGAATGTTGCTGCTGTCAATAGTCCTATTCCTC AATCATGGGATGACTTATGTCCCGCTTACGAAGCCGAATTTGGTGAGGGCGGAGAGGTTGTCGAGCGTCCGGGGGCTCCTTCCGCTGGTGCCAGTCCTGCTAATGGCTCGGGCGCTGAACAGCACCGTAGGAGCTCGCGTTCAACGTCAAGGAGACGCGGGCACTGGTATTGA
- the CAR2 gene encoding ornithine aminotransferase — MSPSAQTTTIANGVTNGKQIFKKTTPKYTSEDVMSMETEYGAHNYHPLPVVFDRAKGAKIWDPEGVEYIDMLSAYSAVNQGHCHPKILQTLVTQAQTLTLSSRAFYNSAFAPFAQHITNLFSYDMVLPMNTGAEAVESAIKLARRWGYGTKGIPANQAIVLSAEANFHGRTVGIISMSTDPDAREGFGPYLEGVGCEYMDGGRKRRVRYGVIEDLERALELYGERVAGFLVEPIQGEAGVVIPPPGYLTEVASLCKKHNVLFICDEIQTGLGRTGKMLACQWENVKPDVILLGKALSGGVYPISALLASRSVMLSFTPGSHGSTYGGNPLACAVATTALNVIIEEDLCARSLKLGELFRSLVSALQSKHPRIKEVRGRGLFNAVVIEEREGRGAWEMCLLMKRRGVLAKPTHGDTIRFSPPLVIEEEDLRKAVEVIDVCLEELESVEDDVLKRLDP; from the exons ATGTCTCCATCAGCTCAAACGACTACCATCGCCAACGGTGTTACCAATGGCAAACAAATCTTCAAGAAAACAACTCCAAAGTACACATCCGAGGACGTCATGAGTATGGAAACCGAATATGGTGCTCACAA TTACCACCCCTTGCCTGTTGTATTTGACCGTGCAAAGGGAGCAAA AATATGGGATCCAGAAGGCGTCGAGTACATCGACATGTTGTCTGCCTACTCGGCAGTCAACCAG GGCCACTGCCATCCGAAAATCCTCCAAACCCTCGTTACCCAAGCCCAGACCCTCACCCTCTCCTCACGAGCATTCTACAACTCCGCTTTCGCCCCTTTTGCCCAACATATCACCAACCTCTTCTCCTACGACATGGTTCTACCCATGAACACAGGCGCAGAAGCCGTCGAGTCCGCAATCAAACTTGCCAGACGTTGGGGTTACGGAACGAAAGGGATCCCAGCGAACCAAGCGATAGTTTTATCTGCGGAAGCCAACTTCCATGGCCGTACGGTGGGAATTATCTCCATGTCCACGGATCCCGATGCACGAGAAGGGTTTGGACCGTACTTGGAAGGAGTTGGGTGTGAGTATATGGATggggggaggaagaggagggttAGGTATGGTGTTATTGAGGATTTGGAGAGGGCATTGGAACTCTATGGAGAGAGGGTTGCCGGATTCTTGGTTGAGCCGATTCAAGGGGAGGCCGG TGTGGTCATCCCGCCCCCAGGATATCTCACGGAAGTCGCCAGTTTATGCAAGAAACATAATGTCCTTTTCATTTGTGATGAGATACAGACTGGACTTGGAAGGACGGGGAAGATGTTGGCGTGTCAATGGGAGAATGTGAAGCCGGATGTGATATTGCTTGGAAAGGCATTGAGTGGAGGAG TCTACCCGATCTCAGCCCTCCTGGCCTCCCGTTCTGTCATGCTGAGCTTCACTCCAGGCTCCCATGGGTCCACCTACGGCGGCAACCCCTTAGCTTGCGCCGTCGCTACCACCGCTCTCAACGTCATCATCGAAGAAGACCTCTGTGCCCGCTCTCTCAAACTCGGCGAACTCTTCCGTTCCCTCGTATCAGCCCTCCAATCCAAACACCCCCGTATCAAAGAAGTCAGAGGTAGAGGACTCTTCAATGCCGTTGTCATTgaggagagggagggaagAGGAGCTTGGGAGATGTGTTTGTTGATGAAACGACGAGGAGTGTTGGCGAAGCCTACTCATGGGGATACGATCAGGTTTAGTCCGCCGTTGGttattgaggaagaggatttgaGAAAGGCGGTTGAGGTTATTGATGTTTGCCTTGAGGAACTGGAGAGTGTGGAGGATGATGTGTTGAAGAGGTTGGATCCTTGA
- a CDS encoding uncharacterized protein (CAZy:CE16), whose protein sequence is MFDGARTIVIFGDSYSVSSNGASNNTEMSWVYHLKAEHLKDNVTVHNFSMAGATTEDDLEVQIARYLSTPSKPWTSFPKAICYVFFLGINDCGTTEECLLSEIVEKIPEAADRLYTEVGARNFVFINVPPTDRSPGGLPHAEIMKTRIETWNEEMRTHISQFVDDTPTARVSCFSSHDILSAILDDPEKYGFTEADVVADRGGIWVDELHLTSRVHKIIAERMKKGSGV, encoded by the exons ATGTTCGACGGGGCTCGCACCATAGTCATCTT TGGCGATTCCTACAGTGTCTCTTCTAATGGCGCATCCAACAACACTGAGATGTCTTGG GTATATCATCTGAAAGCTGAACATCTAAAGGACAATGTGACCGTCCACAACTTCTCGATGGCGGGAGCGACAACGGAAGATGACTTAGAGGTTCAAATTGCTCGATATCTGTCCACGCCGAGTAAACCATGGACGTCCTTCCCCAAGGCGATTTGTTATG TTTTCTTCCTTGGCATTAATGATTGCGGTACAACTGAGGAGTGCCTCCTCAGCGAGATTGTAGAGAAGATACCCGAAGCGGCCGACCGTCTGTACACCGAAGTTGGTGCTAGAAATTTCGTCTTCATCAACGTTCCTCCGACTGATCGTTCCCCTGGTG GCCTTCCACACGCGGAGATCATGAAGACGCGCATTGAAACGTGGAACGAGGAGATGCGAACACATATCTCCCAATTCGTCGACGACACACCTACGGCCAGGGTGTCTTGTTTCTCCTCTCATGATATCCTTTCCGCTATTCTTGATGACCCAGAGAAGTATGGTTTTACCGAAGCTGATGTCGTAGCTGATCGCGGGGGGATATGGGTTGACGAGCTTCATCTCACATCGAGGGTACACAAAATCATAGCAGAGCGAAtgaaaaaggggtcaggggTCTAA
- a CDS encoding uncharacterized protein (MEROPS:MER0001446) has translation MDIFNLFKHESVTSNGSPAPDQTTYAQHPDKAGLLVAGELEKALEECKTKVARIAAECRAKNRRFRDHEFDLENDTERCLHGLGCAERYTPSDVQRVTQIFEKPRFFVDGTSSNDIIQGLYTIGDCWFVSALATIATWEGLVEKFCVARDEQIGVYGFVFFRNASWVNVIIDDFLYTSIPKFEELLFTEKQLYHHNKEKFNKEARKSGKVLYFAKPGTDGETWVPLIEKAYAKLHGSYGALCGGWSSEAVEDLTGGVSTFIPTNDILDVDKFWTDELCKANVDRLFGCSYQSLDNTRNGALGPLDLSGLHGNHAYSVLRGVEYKGKRFVIIRNPWGQSEWTGPWSDGSKEWTTEWLGALPVLGHEFGDDGQFVMEYNHFLESWDQIDRTLLFDPSWVMSSQWLHVTTKPLPCAWTYGDVSFTFSLPAASKAVIVLSQLDDRYFREISGRFYWTFDFALFKKGEKQHIAESPTSRLSCRSVNLEVDLEAGAYVVHVRLDRRVRDDRAKDYYESKLAEWDQRTLSRVLTERAKSQSIASNFHADVETKNLAIPLDILAGQDLSELEKKAHEIAKAKKEGEETEEANNQGREGEETKYRKEETVTTTTTTMVTEKVITTTQTRPKTAAEGEFQVETKEVGWNSSAIGPDSPGTDGKGDNQVESLKKDIGSEDDSIFLGLKVYTKKEAPVEISGQLRHEMEVSAALALK, from the exons ATGGACATCTTCAATCTTTTCAAACACGAATCAGTCACTTCCAACGGATCTCCAGCACCAGACCAAACGACTTACGCTCAACATCCAGATAAGGCTGGTCTGTTAGTAGCGGGCGAACTAGAGAAGGCATTAGAAGAATGTAAAACGAAAGTCGCTAGGATTGCAGCGGAATGCAGAGCGAAGAACAGGCGATTCAG GGACCATGAATTTGACCTCGAAAACGACACTGAACGATGTTTGCATGGCCTTGGATGTGCAGAGAGGTACACTCCGTCTGACGTGCAGCGAGTCACACAAATCTTCGAAAAACCGCGATTTTTTGTGGATGGAACGAGCTCGAACGATATCATACAAGGTCTTTATACTATTGGGGATTGTTGGTTCGTCTCTGCTTTGGCAACCATTGCCACTTGGGAGGGTCTTGTGGAGAAGTTTTGCGTCGCA AGAGACGAGCAAATCGGCGTATATGGATTTGTCTTTTTCCGAAATGCCTCTTGGGTTAATGTTATAATTGACGA CTTTCTCTATACGAGCATCCCCAAATTCGAAGAGCTGTTGTTCACCGAGAAACAACTTTATCACCACAACAAGGAGAAATTCAACAAGGAGGCGAGAAAAAGTGGGAAGGTGTTATACTTTGCTAAACCCGGCACCGATGGCGAAACATGGGTTCCTTTGATTGAGAAGGCTTATGCAAAGTTACATGGAAGCTATGGTGCCCTGTGCGGAGGATGGTCGTCTGAGGCTGTGGAAGATCTCACTGG AGGAGTCTCGACTTTTATTCCTACGAAT GACATTCTGGACGTCGACAAATTCTGGACTGACGAACTTTGCAAAGCCAACGTCGACCGTCTCTTCGGATGCTCATACCAGTCGCTCGATAACACCAGAAATGGTGCTTTAGGACCGTTGGATCTCAGTGGACTTCACGGCAATCACGCCTACTCTGTCTTGCGAGGCGTCGAGTATAAAGGAAAGCGTTTCGTGATTATTCGTAATCCCTGGGGACAGTCGGAATGGACCGGTCCTTGGTCGGATGGATCGAAAGAATGGACAACGGAGTGGCTCGGAGCTCTTCCTGTGCTGGGTCATGAATTTGGCGATGATGGACAGTTTGTCATGGAAT ACAATCATTTCTTGGAATCTTGGGACCAGATCGACCGCACTTTACTATTTGATCCTTCCTGGGTCATGTCATCCCAGTGGCTTCACGTCACGACTAAACCTTTACCCTGCGCTTGGACCTATGGAGATGTTTCCT TCACCTTCAGCTTACCCGCAGCTTCAAAGGCGGTCATCGTGCTATCACAATTGGATGATAGATATTTCCGTGAAATCTCTGGACGGTTCTACTGGACTTTTGATTTTGCCCTGTTCAAGAAGGGAGAGAAGCAACATATCGCTGAGTCTCCTACTTCGAGGTTGAGCTGCCGTAGTGTCAATTTGGAAGTCGACCTGGAGGCTGGTGCTTATGTCGTGCAT GTACGACTTGACCGCCGAGTCAGGGATGACAGAGCAAAA GACTACTACGAGTCAAAGTTGGCGGAATGGGATCAACGGACTCTCTCGCGAGTTCTTACTGAGAGAGCAAAGAGTCAATCCATCGCTTCTA ACTTTCATGCTGA TGTCGAAACCAAGAACCTTGCTATTCCCCTTGACATCCTCGCCGGCCAGGACCTCTCCGAGCTCGAGAAGAAGGCGCATGAGATCGCCAAAGCCAAGAAGGAGGGAGAAGAGACCGAGGAAGCCAACAACCAGGGAAGGGAAGGTGAAGAGACGAAGTACCGTAAGGAAGAAACGGttacgacgacgacgacgactatGGTGACCGAAAAAGTCATTACTACTACCCAAACGCGGCCGAAGACTGCGGCGGAAGGGGAGTTTCAAGTGGAGACGAAGGAAGTTGGCTGGAATAGTAGCGCCATTGGTCCCGATTCTCCTGGCACTGATGGCAAGGGTGATAATCAGGTAGAATCCTTGAAGAAGGACATTGGATCCGAGGATGATTCGATCTTCCTCGGGCTGAAGGTTTATACGAAGAAGGAAGCTCCGGTCGAGATCAGTGGACAGCTCAGGCATGAGATGGAGGTGTCGGCGGCGTTGGCTTTGAAGTGA